DNA sequence from the Lycium barbarum isolate Lr01 chromosome 5, ASM1917538v2, whole genome shotgun sequence genome:
CAATGTAATAACACCCGGAGGAGGAACAATCAGGATCTCACATATGACAGTTGTTAGAACAAACTCCAAATCCAAGATCGAGAGAGCCCGAAAGCCCTCAAAGAACGGAAACGGTAGCCTTTCCATTGACTCTCCATTTGAAGCTCTCTATGCACAGGGTTGGGGAGAGGGCACGAGAGTTTATTGTGCGCAGCCTTATCCCTATATTTCTGCGAGAGGCTGACTCTCCATTCTCTTAAATAAATAAAGCTTAGACATATCTTATGTTACATGTGAGTGGTGGGAAGTGTTGATTTCTTCCATGTTTTACCTTAAACATTTGATTTCAGAAGCACCAACCAATACTGTTATGTAAGTATTGGGTGGGGCGTGGGGGTGGGGTTATGATTAGTTTTTATCTTTTAGGacaaaaaataagtaaattcCACTTTACCCCTAACATTTAAGGGATGGGAAACGATATCTCCTTCATATATTGAATGAGAACGATAACCTCCTTATGTAATATTCTCCGGTGAGAATTTGCTTTTTTctgaataagattttttttttctttttagaattaaattacaaaaatatataaCTCTTATTGTTGTCCCACTCACCTATTCCGTCGAAAATAATGTACTTATCTTTTAGAATATAACAACTACTTGGAATAATTTGTTAATAAATTTCAAGCTATGTGGCATTCGTTATCAATAATTTTTCATACCCATAAGTTAATATATCAATAATTTTTCTTCCTTAATTTTAATTTGTTGGATGTAAATCGTGTTTAAAGATTTAGAGTTTTTGAAAAAAGATTGCATgaactaaaatttgaaaatttgttGGTTTTCCCTTAAAGAGCTGTGCTATTTAGGACATCTTTTGGACCATTCGATACTTCTATATATAAATCTCATTCAACGTGTGAGTTTTATGCTAAATTACAAATTTTGGTACAATTCTACTCTCTATACCAATTGATATGAGAATTTGACTAGATGCGGAGTTTTAAAAAAGAACTCttaaaatttgtgatctaaaataaattATAAGATATGTGTATGACAGACTATAAATCATCTTATTAATAgtgaaataaaaatattaaaattattttactccctccggttcaaaacaCTAGTTCACTTAACCTTTAACACATCCtctaagaaaatactaactcctagcgTGAAATTTATTAACAAATTATTCTAAGTAGTTATATTTTAAAAGATAATTACATTATTTTCAGTCTCACAAGAAAATATCACATAAGAGGTTATCGTTTCAATTATGTGAAGCGATATCTTTTTTCACCCCTTAAATGTTTTGGGTAAAGTGGGATtgacacacaaaaaaaaagttatgcaAAATGACAATCTGTCAACAAACATTTTCAACTAAAGAAGACTTTTGTCCAAAAAGTTTCTCTAGACAAAGGAAACTAAAAAAAAGGCTTTGCCTTTACCTCCACCGCTCATTTCTGTTTGGATCTTGTGTCTCCATGTCCCACTCGAAGCATATCCTGAACACATCACAACACATAGTCTAGCATTCAGACTACAAGAACTTAAAAGCTTTTTACACAATGAGGGTCATTAAAAAGGTAATTGCAGGCAACTATATATAATCAGTAGAATTAGTAATTCAAAAAATAAGACTATTAACATTCTATAGGAGGTTAAATTGTACTGATAGTGTAAAAAGTTAATTATACTATCAGCAGCGTATATAAGTTAAGTAGACACTCCAAACAAATAACTTCAAATTTCAACAAACCTCTTCCATAGCAATTAATAGTAGTGTTAACACCATTCCTACAAATGCAAGCAAAAGACTCATCTGAACCAGAAAAACCACAGAATCCACCACTGTCCTCACAGTTCTTGCAAGAATCATCAGGATAATATGAATTATTATACTGCAAAGAAATCCCATATTGCCATTTCATAGGATCTCCTTCATTTCCTCCAAAGCCATATATCGACGAATACGAAGAACACTGAAGCCTAGGCAAGTTCAAACCATAACCTGAACCAATAGGAACTGGTGGATCATAAACACAACAAGTTGAAATTGGACCATTTGGTGTTAATCCAATCCCTGTCAACCCTTTGCAAGAATAAAGTCCCTTACAAACATTTGAACCCGAACCGGTGTCACACAAATCttgttttggatcaaacacagCAGATGTTGTGGAACATCCAAGTAAAACAAAGATGTTTTGTTTCATAATGCTGAATGGAGTTGAATGGTCCAATGTAAAACTGCCTGAGTTTTGCATTGAGGAACATGTTGACATAAAGGGGTCAGTAAGAACAAGAGTGTTGGTTGAGTAATCTAGTGAGGATATAGTGTAAATGCCAGTGCCAGTGGAAAACTGAAGAACACCAGAAGTGCATTTTATGAATCTTGAAAATGCTGGATGTCCACAACCAAATCCGGAACCAAAGGGATATTTTAGGACAATGCTGCCACATCTGTCAGTACAAGAACCATTTAGTGGAATGATACTTGGAATAGCTTCAAGTGGATGAATTAGAAGAAAAACTAGAAAGATTTTTGTAGAAAATGACATGATGAAAGGTCTTGAAGAGAGTGATTTGAGTTACTGATGAATGTGGAAAATGAACCTCTCAAGTGTGACAGACAAATATCTGAGTCAGTGGGGTATGCTCTTTTCGGTGGAGGACTAATATTTTCAATTCTCCTCAAAAGAAGAGCCAGATTTTTATCATGTCATTTAATTAAGCTATAAAAATAGTGAAAAAAACTAAAGTGTTCATGTATAATGGGTCTATTATAGAAACAAGGCTTCTAGCAGGTGACTACCGTATTCAGACAAGTTTCCAAAGGTTGCACAGAAAGAGCAGTATATGATTAAATAGAAGAAATTCTTTAAGTATTTTTTCATCCATAACCAGAGATCTCAGTTTCGAGACCTGTTGGGTATGAAGTTGTCTTTGTTCTGAAGCGCTTGGGATTTTGTGGTGCGAATCTAAATTTAATTGGGTCTCAATACGAGTGTCGAACATCAGGTAgaaaaccaaaaaagaaagaaaatattctAACTGGAGTCATGGCTTTCCAATAGCCAGGGGGAGCAAATATACTTGTTCATCTAGGAGTTATTTGGACACAGGCAAACCAATTATCACTGTAATGTTTCAATTGTGTCTTGGTTGAATTTTAGCAAAATATCTCTTTACTGATGTCAGAGTATCTGTTTCAAAAATCCAAGTGACATAAATGTAAGGATAGTTACACAATTAATCGGATGGATTCACTATTTATTTTTTCTAACCGGTATACATAGTTATACATGGTTATAAACACATTACGCTTGggttatatacacacacattcgCCGGCTATTTTTAGTATGAGCGATTGAGTAAGCTTGCTATTTAGGTTAATCATTCGTACATCATATAATGTACTAGGGATGAAACACCTATAGATTTAATAAACTATTGAAAAGTCTCTTTGCATTGTGTAACTCGTAAATTACTTAGCATGGACCATGGTACACACCAAAATAGAAAAGAGGCTTCTACAAGTTAATCTTGAAAAGAACAATCTTCACCCAAGTTTTAAATGCTTCCAAAAATTTAAGGTGTTGAAGCTAGTCAGCTACCAATTTCTAGTTTCTTATGCAGAAGCATTTAGCTTTTCCATTtacttatatcagcattaacTGATGAAAATCTATGCTTTCGATAGTTTCGACCAAAGCTGGAATAGCTCAGTTGGTTAGAGCGTGTGGCTGTTAACCACAAGGTCGGAGGTTCGACCCCTCCTTCTAgcgtttcttttccttttgtttctaCCAAATCTTCACAAAATGAGTATAGAGAAATACAATCCACCTTCATAGATatttaggggtgttcatggtctgGTTTGACTAAATTTTttgttaaaaccaaaccaattaagccgattttttctaatatttaaaccaaaccaaatcattatagtataaattctaGCGGTTTCGGTCTGTCTATtagatttgatgagaactatgaaaaaaaaagaaaaaattagcgagaactcacatttagaagtaCACAtactaaagaaaaggccaaataTGAACAAAATAGACAGATTCATTATAGGGAAAAAACCAACAAAATAGTAATatcagaaaatagtgtctcgaaacacaaagaccgGCGGACtctgtggattttttttttttttttttgaaaagcatttttttttattCCATTAGCATTAAGTAACATTTACAATACATTCATGGAAGAATTATAAGGATCAAACAAGACATCGAATTGCATGTTCTCGACCCTAGCTCCACGCGTCATGAAAGACTTGACGAATCATGTTCCTTTGCCGTAGTCTAAAGCCTCTGCATTTGATTCTTGCTTGTTTTGTAATCTCCATTATTCTGTCTTCTCTATGTTTCGATTGAAAAGCTTGGCTGAGCAAATATGTATCTTCCTCTTTGTGATTTAACCCATATAAAATTGACTTTTGTCCATTCGATTGAGCACAACCTGGTGCTAATATCACGAATTGAACATCGATCAACCTTATATTAATTAAAATCCCCTTTGAGGCTTTCCTGAGTTGGATCTTGATCATATTTGCTATGCATCTgtattcttttttgttttttctgttTCCTGTATCCTGATTACACTGTGTTTCACTGCTTGTTGGTATTCCTTTAGTGTGGTTGTTCTGTGGTACCTGTTGAATTaaaaatcctccatttatgttagaTTGTGTACCTGCAAATTAGCAAACAGTTAGTGTAAACCAaatccttcacattctcctcccaaaggatttgagtgtgaggaccTCCTTTTCTCCCACCTTCCCCTATATTCAGTCTCCTTAACATGATCTGATTCTTAGATAGGGCAACTGTAATTTGTCACtgttcacaattcttttacagtggctctccatatcatgaaaggaattgaattgtATGTCCCCTGTGTCCAAAGCTAAATTAGCCAAGTGATCTGCTAATTTGTTTCCTTCCCTATAAGTATGCTCTATCACCACCACTTTTTCCTCAATTATTCTCCAGATTTCTTCCACCATAGTAATGGTTTGCCAAGGAATTTCCCATGTCCTTTGAATAATGTTCTTCAGCAATAGTGAATTTGTCTCTATCATTATTTGATCCCACTGATTGTCTTTTAAATACCTGAGAGCCTGTAAAATGGCCAGGGCCTCTGCCTCGGTGTTGGTGCTTTGAAGATCCTCTATTTCTCTGGCCTGTGCTTGTATCACATCTCCCCTTTCATCCCTTACACAAAAGGCCCATGAACTCCTACCCGGGTTTCCTCTTGAGGCTCCATCAGTATTGACTTTTATCCATCCAATATCTGGACTTCTCCAAGTCACTGGTGTTACT
Encoded proteins:
- the LOC132641966 gene encoding wall-associated receptor kinase 3-like isoform X2 → MSFSTKIFLVFLLIHPLEAIPSIIPLNGSCTDRCGSIVLKYPFGSGFGCGHPAFSRFIKCTSGVLQFSTGTGIYTISSLDYSTNTLVLTDPFMSTCSSMQNSGSFTLDHSTPFSIMKQNIFVLLGCSTTSAVFDPKQDLCDTGSGSNVCKGLYSCKGLTGIGLTPNGPISTCCVYDPPVPIGSGYGLNLPRLQCSSYSSIYGFGGNEGDPMKWQYGISLQYNNSYYPDDSCKNCEDSGGFCGFSGSDESFACICRNGVNTTINCYGRGYASSGTWRHKIQTEMSGGGILFLWMMMLFM
- the LOC132641966 gene encoding wall-associated receptor kinase 3-like isoform X1, which gives rise to MSFSTKIFLVFLLIHPLEAIPSIIPLNGSCTDRCGSIVLKYPFGSGFGCGHPAFSRFIKCTSGVLQFSTGTGIYTISSLDYSTNTLVLTDPFMSTCSSMQNSGSFTLDHSTPFSIMKQNIFVLLGCSTTSAVFDPKQDLCDTGSGSNVCKGLYSCKGLTGIGLTPNGPISTCCVYDPPVPIGSGYGLNLPRLQCSSYSSIYGFGGNEGDPMKWQYGISLQYNNSYYPDDSCKNCEDSGGFCGFSGSDESFACICRNGVNTTINCYGRGYASSGTWRHKIQTEMSGGGILFLWMMMMLFM